One stretch of Glycine soja cultivar W05 chromosome 7, ASM419377v2, whole genome shotgun sequence DNA includes these proteins:
- the LOC114419048 gene encoding RNA polymerase II C-terminal domain phosphatase-like 2 isoform X2 — MSRLGFKHEVYDGDKHIGELDLIPPSSLTTTTPFHNNFRFPNNEIRIHHFSAKSERCPPLSILQTVAAFNVRCKLDSSVATEQKELIAIHASCFYEMKTAVVVVNDEEIHLVSMPSKRKKFPCFWCFAVPLGLYDACLGMLNLRCLAIVFDLDETLIVANTMKSFEDRIEALRGWLSRETDPLRVQGMSSELKRYLEDRLLLKQYAESDTVVDNGKVYKVQMEEAPPLSGSHEKLVRPVVRLQERNIVLTRINPEIRDTSVLVRLRPAWDDLRSYLTAKGRKRFEVYVCTMAERDYALEIWRLLDPGAHLIGLKQVLNRVICVKSGSRKSLLNVFQDGVCHPKMAMVIDDRSKVWVDKDQPRVHVVPAFTPYYAPQAETANAVPVLCVARNVACNVRGCFFKEFDESLLQRIAEIFFEDDIGLLPHPPDVSNYLMSEDVPNGNANAPFSEGMNGAEVERRLSQPDDKFSVDLSTRPMTNSVEFRHETSQPTAGIISNVTGPGSSRTLIPSQKPGLLGPPVKHDGNSVDRDYDMRKGLLGMRHGPDIRGQISAEPPLILRPPNQASPSLMQPFGGGLVEDDIASRSQTNSWPSASVKESNVIKSDKHQAQQKPFSNSVIGSSPNVLLPQASQLKAEEATSVSDLQRQIVPSKSQLSSEYGISQNHASSNSKDFQHEAGKMNFLSPLSIQVLQEIGRRCNSKVEFKSILSTSKDLQFSVEVLFTGEKIGVGMGRTRKDAQQQAAENALRSLAEKYVAHVEPQCRAVDKDFDKLSLGCDNGFLWDVINPESSEPQPEDGVSRENASEALDAETRSSTPNATNQQMDKRMSSPRMPNSKRLKE, encoded by the exons ATGAGTCGTTTAGGGTTCAAGCACGAGGTGTACGACGGCGACAAGCACATCGGCGAACTAGATTTGATTCCTCCGTCGTCGTTGACGACGACGACGCCGTTTCACAACAACTTCCGCTTCCCGAACAACGAGATTCGCATCCACCACTTCAGCGCGAAGAGCGAGCGCTGCCCTCCGCTCTCGATCCTCCAAACCGTTGCCGCATTCAACGTCCGCTGCAAGCTCGATTCCTCAGTCGCCACTGAACAGAAGGAACTAATCGCCATCCACGCCAGTTGCTTCTACGAAATGAAG AcggcggtggtggtggtgaacGACGAGGAGATTCACCTCGTTTCGATGCCGAGCAAGAGGAAGAAGTTCCCGTGCTTCTGGTGCTTCGCGGTGCCGTTGGGGCTCTACGACGCGTGCTTGGGGATGCTGAACCTGCGGTGTCTCGCGATTGTCTTCGATTTGGACGAGACGCTCATCGTGGCGAACACGATGAAGTCATTCGAGGATAGGATTGAGGCCCTGAGGGGGTGGCTTTCGCGTGAGACCGATCCGTTGCGGGTGCAGGGGATGTCCTCAGAGCTTAAGAGGTACCTCGAGGACAGGTTGTTGCTCAAGCAGTACGCGGAGAGTGACACTGTTGTTGATAACGGGAAAGTGTATAAGGTTCAGATGGAGGAGGCGCCACCGCTGTCTGGTAGCCACGAGAAACTGGTTCGGCCGGTTGTACGGTTGCAGGAGAGGAATATTGTCCTCACGAGGATTAATCCTGAG ATACGTGATACTAGTGTATTAGTGAGATTACGACCTGCTTGGGACGATTTAAGAAGCTATTTAACAGCTAAAGGACGCAAGAGGTTTGAAGTATATGTTTGTACTATGGCTGAAAGGGATTATGCTTTGGAAATATGGAGGCTTCTTGACCCTGGGGCACATCTTATAGGTTTAAAGCAAGTCCTTAATCGTGTGATTTGTGTCAAATCAG GCTCCCGAAAATCTTTActaaatgttttccaagatgGTGTCTGCCATCCCAAGATGGCAATGGTGATTGATGATCGGTCAAAGGTCTGGGTAGACAAGGACCAGCCTAGGGTTCATGTGGTGCCTGCCTTTACTCCTTATTATGCTCCTCAAGCAGAG ACAGCCAATGCTGTCCCAGTCCTATGTGTAGCAAGAAATGTTGCATGCAATGTCAGAGGTTGTTTTTTCAA AGAGTTTGATGAGAGTTTATTACAAAGAATTGCTGAAATCTTCTTTGAAGATGATATTGGACTTCTACCTCATCCTCCGGATGTCAGCAACTATTTGATGTCTGAG GATGTACCAAATGGTAATGCTAATGCCCCCTTCAGTGAAGGAATGAATGGTGCAGAAGTTGAACGGAGGTTAAGCCAACCT GATGATAAGTTTTCTGTTGATTTATCCACCCGACCCATGACAAACAGTGTTGAATTCAGACATGAAACCTCTCAGCCAACTGCTGGTATTATTTCAAATGTCACCGGCcctggatcttcaagaacactGATTCCTTCTCAGA AACCTGGTTTGCTTGGACCTCCTGTCAAGCATGATGGCAACTCTGTTGATCGTGATTAtgacatgagaaaaggactttTAGGCATGAGGCATGGTCCAGATATAAGAGGTCAAATTTCAGCTGAACCTCCTCTGATATTGAGGCCACCTAATCAAGCATCACCATCTTTGATGCAGCCATTTGGAGGTGGGTTGGTAGAAGATGATATAGCCAGCAGAAGTCAGACCAATAGTTGGCCTTCTGCATCTGTTAAAGAATCTAATGTAATAAAGTCCGATAAGCATCAGGCTCAACAGAAACCATTTTCTAATAGTGTCATAGGTTCATCCCCCAATGTTTTACTCCCACAAGCATCACAACTAAAGGCTGAAGAG GCAACTTCTGTTTCTGATTTGCAGAGGCAGATTGTTCCATCTAAGTCTCAGCTATCATCAG AGTATGGGATATCTCAGAATCATGCCTCTTCTAACAgcaaagattttcaacatgAAGCTGGAAAAATGAACTTCTTATCCCCTCTATCTATTCAAGTGCTGCAAGAAATTGGGAGGCGGTGTAACTCTAAG GTTGAATTTAAGTCTATTTTAAGCACCAGCAAAGACTTGCAGTTTTCAGTGGAG GTACTATTCACTGGTGAGAAAATAGGTGTTGGTATGGGTAGGACAAGGAAGGATGCTCAACAACAAGCTGCAGAGAATGCTCTTCGTAGTTTAGCAG AGAAGTATGTGGCACATGTGGAGCCTCAATGTAGAGCTGTCGATAAAGATTTTGACAAGCTTTCTCTTGGATGTGACAATGGTTTCTTGTGGGATGTGATCAATCCAGAATCCAGTGAACCGCAACCAGAAGATGGAGTGTCTAGAGAAAATGCTTCTGAG GCTTTGGATGCTGAGACTAGGTCAAGTACCCCTAACGCCACTAATCAGCAAATGGACAAGCGTATGAGCTCCCCGAG GATGCCCAATTCTAAACGATTGAAGGAATGA
- the LOC114419048 gene encoding RNA polymerase II C-terminal domain phosphatase-like 2 isoform X5 — MSRLGFKHEVYDGDKHIGELDLIPPSSLTTTTPFHNNFRFPNNEIRIHHFSAKSERCPPLSILQTVAAFNVRCKLDSSVATEQKELIAIHASCFYEMKTAVVVVNDEEIHLVSMPSKRKKFPCFWCFAVPLGLYDACLGMLNLRCLAIVFDLDETLIVANTMKSFEDRIEALRGWLSRETDPLRVQGMSSELKRYLEDRLLLKQYAESDTVVDNGKVYKVQMEEAPPLSGSHEKLVRPVVRLQERNIVLTRINPEIRDTSVLVRLRPAWDDLRSYLTAKGRKRFEVYVCTMAERDYALEIWRLLDPGAHLIGLKQVLNRVICVKSGSRKSLLNVFQDGVCHPKMAMVIDDRSKVWVDKDQPRVHVVPAFTPYYAPQAETANAVPVLCVARNVACNVRGCFFKEFDESLLQRIAEIFFEDDIGLLPHPPDVSNYLMSEDVPNGNANAPFSEGMNGAEVERRLSQPDDKFSVDLSTRPMTNSVEFRHETSQPTAGIISNVTGPGSSRTLIPSQKPGLLGPPVKHDGNSVDRDYDMRKGLLGMRHGPDIRGQISAEPPLILRPPNQASPSLMQPFGGGLVEDDIASRSQTNSWPSASVKESNVIKSDKHQAQQKPFSNSVIGSSPNVLLPQASQLKAEEATSVSDLQRQIVPSKSQLSSEYGISQNHASSNSKDFQHEAGKMNFLSPLSIQVLQEIGRRCNSKVEFKSILSTSKDLQFSVEVLFTGEKIGVGMGRTRKDAQQQAAENALRSLAEKYVAHVEPQCRAVDKDFDKLSLGCDNGFLWDVINPESSEPQPEDGVSRENASEALDAETRSSTPNATNQQMDKRMSSPR, encoded by the exons ATGAGTCGTTTAGGGTTCAAGCACGAGGTGTACGACGGCGACAAGCACATCGGCGAACTAGATTTGATTCCTCCGTCGTCGTTGACGACGACGACGCCGTTTCACAACAACTTCCGCTTCCCGAACAACGAGATTCGCATCCACCACTTCAGCGCGAAGAGCGAGCGCTGCCCTCCGCTCTCGATCCTCCAAACCGTTGCCGCATTCAACGTCCGCTGCAAGCTCGATTCCTCAGTCGCCACTGAACAGAAGGAACTAATCGCCATCCACGCCAGTTGCTTCTACGAAATGAAG AcggcggtggtggtggtgaacGACGAGGAGATTCACCTCGTTTCGATGCCGAGCAAGAGGAAGAAGTTCCCGTGCTTCTGGTGCTTCGCGGTGCCGTTGGGGCTCTACGACGCGTGCTTGGGGATGCTGAACCTGCGGTGTCTCGCGATTGTCTTCGATTTGGACGAGACGCTCATCGTGGCGAACACGATGAAGTCATTCGAGGATAGGATTGAGGCCCTGAGGGGGTGGCTTTCGCGTGAGACCGATCCGTTGCGGGTGCAGGGGATGTCCTCAGAGCTTAAGAGGTACCTCGAGGACAGGTTGTTGCTCAAGCAGTACGCGGAGAGTGACACTGTTGTTGATAACGGGAAAGTGTATAAGGTTCAGATGGAGGAGGCGCCACCGCTGTCTGGTAGCCACGAGAAACTGGTTCGGCCGGTTGTACGGTTGCAGGAGAGGAATATTGTCCTCACGAGGATTAATCCTGAG ATACGTGATACTAGTGTATTAGTGAGATTACGACCTGCTTGGGACGATTTAAGAAGCTATTTAACAGCTAAAGGACGCAAGAGGTTTGAAGTATATGTTTGTACTATGGCTGAAAGGGATTATGCTTTGGAAATATGGAGGCTTCTTGACCCTGGGGCACATCTTATAGGTTTAAAGCAAGTCCTTAATCGTGTGATTTGTGTCAAATCAG GCTCCCGAAAATCTTTActaaatgttttccaagatgGTGTCTGCCATCCCAAGATGGCAATGGTGATTGATGATCGGTCAAAGGTCTGGGTAGACAAGGACCAGCCTAGGGTTCATGTGGTGCCTGCCTTTACTCCTTATTATGCTCCTCAAGCAGAG ACAGCCAATGCTGTCCCAGTCCTATGTGTAGCAAGAAATGTTGCATGCAATGTCAGAGGTTGTTTTTTCAA AGAGTTTGATGAGAGTTTATTACAAAGAATTGCTGAAATCTTCTTTGAAGATGATATTGGACTTCTACCTCATCCTCCGGATGTCAGCAACTATTTGATGTCTGAG GATGTACCAAATGGTAATGCTAATGCCCCCTTCAGTGAAGGAATGAATGGTGCAGAAGTTGAACGGAGGTTAAGCCAACCT GATGATAAGTTTTCTGTTGATTTATCCACCCGACCCATGACAAACAGTGTTGAATTCAGACATGAAACCTCTCAGCCAACTGCTGGTATTATTTCAAATGTCACCGGCcctggatcttcaagaacactGATTCCTTCTCAGA AACCTGGTTTGCTTGGACCTCCTGTCAAGCATGATGGCAACTCTGTTGATCGTGATTAtgacatgagaaaaggactttTAGGCATGAGGCATGGTCCAGATATAAGAGGTCAAATTTCAGCTGAACCTCCTCTGATATTGAGGCCACCTAATCAAGCATCACCATCTTTGATGCAGCCATTTGGAGGTGGGTTGGTAGAAGATGATATAGCCAGCAGAAGTCAGACCAATAGTTGGCCTTCTGCATCTGTTAAAGAATCTAATGTAATAAAGTCCGATAAGCATCAGGCTCAACAGAAACCATTTTCTAATAGTGTCATAGGTTCATCCCCCAATGTTTTACTCCCACAAGCATCACAACTAAAGGCTGAAGAG GCAACTTCTGTTTCTGATTTGCAGAGGCAGATTGTTCCATCTAAGTCTCAGCTATCATCAG AGTATGGGATATCTCAGAATCATGCCTCTTCTAACAgcaaagattttcaacatgAAGCTGGAAAAATGAACTTCTTATCCCCTCTATCTATTCAAGTGCTGCAAGAAATTGGGAGGCGGTGTAACTCTAAG GTTGAATTTAAGTCTATTTTAAGCACCAGCAAAGACTTGCAGTTTTCAGTGGAG GTACTATTCACTGGTGAGAAAATAGGTGTTGGTATGGGTAGGACAAGGAAGGATGCTCAACAACAAGCTGCAGAGAATGCTCTTCGTAGTTTAGCAG AGAAGTATGTGGCACATGTGGAGCCTCAATGTAGAGCTGTCGATAAAGATTTTGACAAGCTTTCTCTTGGATGTGACAATGGTTTCTTGTGGGATGTGATCAATCCAGAATCCAGTGAACCGCAACCAGAAGATGGAGTGTCTAGAGAAAATGCTTCTGAG GCTTTGGATGCTGAGACTAGGTCAAGTACCCCTAACGCCACTAATCAGCAAATGGACAAGCGTATGAGCTCCCCGAG GTGA
- the LOC114419048 gene encoding RNA polymerase II C-terminal domain phosphatase-like 2 isoform X4: MSRLGFKHEVYDGDKHIGELDLIPPSSLTTTTPFHNNFRFPNNEIRIHHFSAKSERCPPLSILQTVAAFNVRCKLDSSVATEQKELIAIHASCFYEMKTAVVVVNDEEIHLVSMPSKRKKFPCFWCFAVPLGLYDACLGMLNLRCLAIVFDLDETLIVANTMKSFEDRIEALRGWLSRETDPLRVQGMSSELKRYLEDRLLLKQYAESDTVVDNGKVYKVQMEEAPPLSGSHEKLVRPVVRLQERNIVLTRINPEIRDTSVLVRLRPAWDDLRSYLTAKGRKRFEVYVCTMAERDYALEIWRLLDPGAHLIGLKQVLNRVICVKSGSRKSLLNVFQDGVCHPKMAMVIDDRSKVWVDKDQPRVHVVPAFTPYYAPQAETANAVPVLCVARNVACNVRGCFFKEFDESLLQRIAEIFFEDDIGLLPHPPDVSNYLMSEDVPNGNANAPFSEGMNGAEVERRLSQPDDKFSVDLSTRPMTNSVEFRHETSQPTAGIISNVTGPGSSRTLIPSQKPGLLGPPVKHDGNSVDRDYDMRKGLLGMRHGPDIRGQISAEPPLILRPPNQASPSLMQPFGGGLVEDDIASRSQTNSWPSASVKESNVIKSDKHQAQQKPFSNSVIGSSPNVLLPQASQLKAEERQIVPSKSQLSSEYGISQNHASSNSKDFQHEAGKMNFLSPLSIQVLQEIGRRCNSKVEFKSILSTSKDLQFSVEVLFTGEKIGVGMGRTRKDAQQQAAENALRSLAEKYVAHVEPQCRAVDKDFDKLSLGCDNGFLWDVINPESSEPQPEDGVSRENASEALDAETRSSTPNATNQQMDKRMSSPRILKFDEFLIP; the protein is encoded by the exons ATGAGTCGTTTAGGGTTCAAGCACGAGGTGTACGACGGCGACAAGCACATCGGCGAACTAGATTTGATTCCTCCGTCGTCGTTGACGACGACGACGCCGTTTCACAACAACTTCCGCTTCCCGAACAACGAGATTCGCATCCACCACTTCAGCGCGAAGAGCGAGCGCTGCCCTCCGCTCTCGATCCTCCAAACCGTTGCCGCATTCAACGTCCGCTGCAAGCTCGATTCCTCAGTCGCCACTGAACAGAAGGAACTAATCGCCATCCACGCCAGTTGCTTCTACGAAATGAAG AcggcggtggtggtggtgaacGACGAGGAGATTCACCTCGTTTCGATGCCGAGCAAGAGGAAGAAGTTCCCGTGCTTCTGGTGCTTCGCGGTGCCGTTGGGGCTCTACGACGCGTGCTTGGGGATGCTGAACCTGCGGTGTCTCGCGATTGTCTTCGATTTGGACGAGACGCTCATCGTGGCGAACACGATGAAGTCATTCGAGGATAGGATTGAGGCCCTGAGGGGGTGGCTTTCGCGTGAGACCGATCCGTTGCGGGTGCAGGGGATGTCCTCAGAGCTTAAGAGGTACCTCGAGGACAGGTTGTTGCTCAAGCAGTACGCGGAGAGTGACACTGTTGTTGATAACGGGAAAGTGTATAAGGTTCAGATGGAGGAGGCGCCACCGCTGTCTGGTAGCCACGAGAAACTGGTTCGGCCGGTTGTACGGTTGCAGGAGAGGAATATTGTCCTCACGAGGATTAATCCTGAG ATACGTGATACTAGTGTATTAGTGAGATTACGACCTGCTTGGGACGATTTAAGAAGCTATTTAACAGCTAAAGGACGCAAGAGGTTTGAAGTATATGTTTGTACTATGGCTGAAAGGGATTATGCTTTGGAAATATGGAGGCTTCTTGACCCTGGGGCACATCTTATAGGTTTAAAGCAAGTCCTTAATCGTGTGATTTGTGTCAAATCAG GCTCCCGAAAATCTTTActaaatgttttccaagatgGTGTCTGCCATCCCAAGATGGCAATGGTGATTGATGATCGGTCAAAGGTCTGGGTAGACAAGGACCAGCCTAGGGTTCATGTGGTGCCTGCCTTTACTCCTTATTATGCTCCTCAAGCAGAG ACAGCCAATGCTGTCCCAGTCCTATGTGTAGCAAGAAATGTTGCATGCAATGTCAGAGGTTGTTTTTTCAA AGAGTTTGATGAGAGTTTATTACAAAGAATTGCTGAAATCTTCTTTGAAGATGATATTGGACTTCTACCTCATCCTCCGGATGTCAGCAACTATTTGATGTCTGAG GATGTACCAAATGGTAATGCTAATGCCCCCTTCAGTGAAGGAATGAATGGTGCAGAAGTTGAACGGAGGTTAAGCCAACCT GATGATAAGTTTTCTGTTGATTTATCCACCCGACCCATGACAAACAGTGTTGAATTCAGACATGAAACCTCTCAGCCAACTGCTGGTATTATTTCAAATGTCACCGGCcctggatcttcaagaacactGATTCCTTCTCAGA AACCTGGTTTGCTTGGACCTCCTGTCAAGCATGATGGCAACTCTGTTGATCGTGATTAtgacatgagaaaaggactttTAGGCATGAGGCATGGTCCAGATATAAGAGGTCAAATTTCAGCTGAACCTCCTCTGATATTGAGGCCACCTAATCAAGCATCACCATCTTTGATGCAGCCATTTGGAGGTGGGTTGGTAGAAGATGATATAGCCAGCAGAAGTCAGACCAATAGTTGGCCTTCTGCATCTGTTAAAGAATCTAATGTAATAAAGTCCGATAAGCATCAGGCTCAACAGAAACCATTTTCTAATAGTGTCATAGGTTCATCCCCCAATGTTTTACTCCCACAAGCATCACAACTAAAGGCTGAAGAG AGGCAGATTGTTCCATCTAAGTCTCAGCTATCATCAG AGTATGGGATATCTCAGAATCATGCCTCTTCTAACAgcaaagattttcaacatgAAGCTGGAAAAATGAACTTCTTATCCCCTCTATCTATTCAAGTGCTGCAAGAAATTGGGAGGCGGTGTAACTCTAAG GTTGAATTTAAGTCTATTTTAAGCACCAGCAAAGACTTGCAGTTTTCAGTGGAG GTACTATTCACTGGTGAGAAAATAGGTGTTGGTATGGGTAGGACAAGGAAGGATGCTCAACAACAAGCTGCAGAGAATGCTCTTCGTAGTTTAGCAG AGAAGTATGTGGCACATGTGGAGCCTCAATGTAGAGCTGTCGATAAAGATTTTGACAAGCTTTCTCTTGGATGTGACAATGGTTTCTTGTGGGATGTGATCAATCCAGAATCCAGTGAACCGCAACCAGAAGATGGAGTGTCTAGAGAAAATGCTTCTGAG GCTTTGGATGCTGAGACTAGGTCAAGTACCCCTAACGCCACTAATCAGCAAATGGACAAGCGTATGAGCTCCCCGAG GATCCtgaaatttgatgaatttttaaTACCTTGA
- the LOC114419048 gene encoding RNA polymerase II C-terminal domain phosphatase-like 2 isoform X1 — MSRLGFKHEVYDGDKHIGELDLIPPSSLTTTTPFHNNFRFPNNEIRIHHFSAKSERCPPLSILQTVAAFNVRCKLDSSVATEQKELIAIHASCFYEMKTAVVVVNDEEIHLVSMPSKRKKFPCFWCFAVPLGLYDACLGMLNLRCLAIVFDLDETLIVANTMKSFEDRIEALRGWLSRETDPLRVQGMSSELKRYLEDRLLLKQYAESDTVVDNGKVYKVQMEEAPPLSGSHEKLVRPVVRLQERNIVLTRINPEIRDTSVLVRLRPAWDDLRSYLTAKGRKRFEVYVCTMAERDYALEIWRLLDPGAHLIGLKQVLNRVICVKSGSRKSLLNVFQDGVCHPKMAMVIDDRSKVWVDKDQPRVHVVPAFTPYYAPQAETANAVPVLCVARNVACNVRGCFFKEFDESLLQRIAEIFFEDDIGLLPHPPDVSNYLMSEDVPNGNANAPFSEGMNGAEVERRLSQPDDKFSVDLSTRPMTNSVEFRHETSQPTAGIISNVTGPGSSRTLIPSQKPGLLGPPVKHDGNSVDRDYDMRKGLLGMRHGPDIRGQISAEPPLILRPPNQASPSLMQPFGGGLVEDDIASRSQTNSWPSASVKESNVIKSDKHQAQQKPFSNSVIGSSPNVLLPQASQLKAEEATSVSDLQRQIVPSKSQLSSEYGISQNHASSNSKDFQHEAGKMNFLSPLSIQVLQEIGRRCNSKVEFKSILSTSKDLQFSVEVLFTGEKIGVGMGRTRKDAQQQAAENALRSLAEKYVAHVEPQCRAVDKDFDKLSLGCDNGFLWDVINPESSEPQPEDGVSRENASEALDAETRSSTPNATNQQMDKRMSSPRILKFDEFLIP; from the exons ATGAGTCGTTTAGGGTTCAAGCACGAGGTGTACGACGGCGACAAGCACATCGGCGAACTAGATTTGATTCCTCCGTCGTCGTTGACGACGACGACGCCGTTTCACAACAACTTCCGCTTCCCGAACAACGAGATTCGCATCCACCACTTCAGCGCGAAGAGCGAGCGCTGCCCTCCGCTCTCGATCCTCCAAACCGTTGCCGCATTCAACGTCCGCTGCAAGCTCGATTCCTCAGTCGCCACTGAACAGAAGGAACTAATCGCCATCCACGCCAGTTGCTTCTACGAAATGAAG AcggcggtggtggtggtgaacGACGAGGAGATTCACCTCGTTTCGATGCCGAGCAAGAGGAAGAAGTTCCCGTGCTTCTGGTGCTTCGCGGTGCCGTTGGGGCTCTACGACGCGTGCTTGGGGATGCTGAACCTGCGGTGTCTCGCGATTGTCTTCGATTTGGACGAGACGCTCATCGTGGCGAACACGATGAAGTCATTCGAGGATAGGATTGAGGCCCTGAGGGGGTGGCTTTCGCGTGAGACCGATCCGTTGCGGGTGCAGGGGATGTCCTCAGAGCTTAAGAGGTACCTCGAGGACAGGTTGTTGCTCAAGCAGTACGCGGAGAGTGACACTGTTGTTGATAACGGGAAAGTGTATAAGGTTCAGATGGAGGAGGCGCCACCGCTGTCTGGTAGCCACGAGAAACTGGTTCGGCCGGTTGTACGGTTGCAGGAGAGGAATATTGTCCTCACGAGGATTAATCCTGAG ATACGTGATACTAGTGTATTAGTGAGATTACGACCTGCTTGGGACGATTTAAGAAGCTATTTAACAGCTAAAGGACGCAAGAGGTTTGAAGTATATGTTTGTACTATGGCTGAAAGGGATTATGCTTTGGAAATATGGAGGCTTCTTGACCCTGGGGCACATCTTATAGGTTTAAAGCAAGTCCTTAATCGTGTGATTTGTGTCAAATCAG GCTCCCGAAAATCTTTActaaatgttttccaagatgGTGTCTGCCATCCCAAGATGGCAATGGTGATTGATGATCGGTCAAAGGTCTGGGTAGACAAGGACCAGCCTAGGGTTCATGTGGTGCCTGCCTTTACTCCTTATTATGCTCCTCAAGCAGAG ACAGCCAATGCTGTCCCAGTCCTATGTGTAGCAAGAAATGTTGCATGCAATGTCAGAGGTTGTTTTTTCAA AGAGTTTGATGAGAGTTTATTACAAAGAATTGCTGAAATCTTCTTTGAAGATGATATTGGACTTCTACCTCATCCTCCGGATGTCAGCAACTATTTGATGTCTGAG GATGTACCAAATGGTAATGCTAATGCCCCCTTCAGTGAAGGAATGAATGGTGCAGAAGTTGAACGGAGGTTAAGCCAACCT GATGATAAGTTTTCTGTTGATTTATCCACCCGACCCATGACAAACAGTGTTGAATTCAGACATGAAACCTCTCAGCCAACTGCTGGTATTATTTCAAATGTCACCGGCcctggatcttcaagaacactGATTCCTTCTCAGA AACCTGGTTTGCTTGGACCTCCTGTCAAGCATGATGGCAACTCTGTTGATCGTGATTAtgacatgagaaaaggactttTAGGCATGAGGCATGGTCCAGATATAAGAGGTCAAATTTCAGCTGAACCTCCTCTGATATTGAGGCCACCTAATCAAGCATCACCATCTTTGATGCAGCCATTTGGAGGTGGGTTGGTAGAAGATGATATAGCCAGCAGAAGTCAGACCAATAGTTGGCCTTCTGCATCTGTTAAAGAATCTAATGTAATAAAGTCCGATAAGCATCAGGCTCAACAGAAACCATTTTCTAATAGTGTCATAGGTTCATCCCCCAATGTTTTACTCCCACAAGCATCACAACTAAAGGCTGAAGAG GCAACTTCTGTTTCTGATTTGCAGAGGCAGATTGTTCCATCTAAGTCTCAGCTATCATCAG AGTATGGGATATCTCAGAATCATGCCTCTTCTAACAgcaaagattttcaacatgAAGCTGGAAAAATGAACTTCTTATCCCCTCTATCTATTCAAGTGCTGCAAGAAATTGGGAGGCGGTGTAACTCTAAG GTTGAATTTAAGTCTATTTTAAGCACCAGCAAAGACTTGCAGTTTTCAGTGGAG GTACTATTCACTGGTGAGAAAATAGGTGTTGGTATGGGTAGGACAAGGAAGGATGCTCAACAACAAGCTGCAGAGAATGCTCTTCGTAGTTTAGCAG AGAAGTATGTGGCACATGTGGAGCCTCAATGTAGAGCTGTCGATAAAGATTTTGACAAGCTTTCTCTTGGATGTGACAATGGTTTCTTGTGGGATGTGATCAATCCAGAATCCAGTGAACCGCAACCAGAAGATGGAGTGTCTAGAGAAAATGCTTCTGAG GCTTTGGATGCTGAGACTAGGTCAAGTACCCCTAACGCCACTAATCAGCAAATGGACAAGCGTATGAGCTCCCCGAG GATCCtgaaatttgatgaatttttaaTACCTTGA